The Lysobacter gummosus genome includes a region encoding these proteins:
- the dnaG gene encoding DNA primase, translated as MARIPDGFIDDLLARTDIVEVIGARVPLKRQGKEYSARCPFHDERSPSFTVSPTKQFYHCFGCGAHGTAISFLMNYERLEFLDAVDELAKRVGVEVPRDTRARNENSETSDLYVAVEAAQRFFLKQYAISGKAQGYLDSRGVSIDIRDRFGIGYAPDGFNGLRDALGTDERRMKLLERAGLFSKNDSGRVYDKFRDRIMFPIHDRRGRVIAFGGRVLDKEDGPKYLNSPETPLFHKGRELYGLWQVRQAHNKIPKLIVVEGYMDVVALFQHGVDTAVATLGTATTPDHAELLFRNAADVYFCFDGDRAGRGAAWKAVESVLPRMKDGRQAFFLFLPDGEDPDSLVRNEGAEGFDRRLREATPLSQFLFDSLAADVNLNTLEGKGRLAERAKPLLAQIPDGAFGDLMKQRLTELTGVGARASSPDTHVPTQRAHSGSRPAPTPKRSLVRSAISVLLQKPSLAAVLQPPYRFAALRQPGIELLIEIVDVVQQRPEISTGALLEHFAEHEQSAALKKLASQTLPGGEETLQREFLDAIGQLETQTVVQRLDELQAQQREVGLDDAGKRELLTLLQARLSSPRAPT; from the coding sequence ATGGCCCGCATCCCCGACGGCTTCATCGACGACCTCCTCGCCCGCACCGACATCGTCGAGGTGATCGGCGCGCGCGTGCCGTTGAAACGCCAGGGCAAGGAATACTCCGCGCGCTGCCCGTTCCACGACGAGCGCTCGCCCTCGTTCACGGTCTCGCCGACCAAGCAGTTCTATCACTGCTTCGGCTGCGGCGCGCACGGCACCGCGATCAGCTTCCTGATGAACTACGAGCGCCTCGAGTTCCTCGACGCGGTCGATGAGCTGGCCAAGCGCGTCGGCGTGGAAGTCCCGCGCGACACCCGCGCGCGCAACGAAAACTCCGAGACCTCGGACCTGTACGTCGCGGTCGAAGCCGCGCAGCGCTTCTTCCTCAAGCAATACGCCATCAGCGGCAAGGCCCAGGGCTATCTGGACAGCCGCGGCGTCAGCATCGACATCCGCGATCGCTTCGGCATCGGCTACGCCCCGGACGGCTTCAACGGCCTGCGCGATGCGCTGGGCACCGACGAGCGGCGCATGAAACTGCTCGAACGCGCCGGCCTGTTCTCCAAGAACGACAGCGGCCGCGTCTACGACAAATTCCGCGACCGGATCATGTTCCCGATCCACGACCGCCGCGGCCGCGTCATCGCTTTCGGCGGCCGCGTGCTCGACAAGGAAGACGGGCCGAAATACCTCAACTCGCCGGAAACCCCGCTGTTCCACAAAGGCCGCGAACTCTACGGCCTGTGGCAGGTGCGCCAGGCCCACAACAAGATTCCGAAGCTGATCGTGGTCGAGGGCTACATGGACGTGGTCGCGCTGTTCCAGCACGGCGTGGATACGGCGGTGGCGACGCTGGGCACGGCGACCACGCCCGATCATGCCGAGTTGCTGTTCCGCAACGCCGCCGACGTCTATTTCTGTTTCGACGGCGACCGCGCCGGCCGCGGCGCGGCGTGGAAGGCGGTCGAGTCGGTGCTGCCGCGCATGAAGGACGGCCGCCAGGCCTTCTTCCTGTTCCTGCCCGACGGCGAGGACCCCGATTCGCTGGTGCGCAACGAAGGCGCGGAAGGGTTCGACCGCCGCCTGCGCGAAGCCACGCCGCTGTCGCAGTTCCTGTTCGACTCGCTCGCCGCCGACGTCAACTTGAACACGCTCGAAGGCAAGGGCCGGCTGGCCGAACGCGCCAAGCCGCTGCTGGCGCAGATTCCCGACGGCGCCTTCGGCGACCTGATGAAGCAGCGCCTGACCGAGCTGACCGGCGTCGGCGCGCGCGCGTCCTCGCCGGACACGCACGTGCCGACGCAGCGCGCGCACTCGGGCTCGCGTCCGGCGCCGACGCCCAAGCGCTCGCTGGTGCGCAGCGCGATCAGCGTGTTGCTGCAAAAGCCCTCGCTCGCCGCGGTGCTGCAACCGCCCTACCGTTTCGCCGCCTTGCGCCAACCCGGCATCGAACTGCTGATCGAAATCGTCGATGTGGTGCAGCAGCGGCCGGAAATCAGCACCGGCGCGTTGCTGGAACATTTCGCCGAACACGAACAATCCGCCGCGCTGAAGAAACTCGCCAGCCAGACGTTGCCCGGCGGCGAGGAAACGCTGCAACGCGAGTTCCTCGACGCGATCGGCCAACTCGAAACCCAGACCGTGGTGCAGCGCCTGGACGAGTTGCAGGCGCAGCAACGCGAAGTCGGGCTCGACGACGCCGGCAAGCGCGAACTGCTGACCTTGCTGCAGGCGCGGCTGAGCTCTCCTCGCGCGCCGACTTGA
- a CDS encoding dipeptidase — protein MLDRRTFLIQGALAGAGALAGGWAAPLRAAAPPSQWPPYAQAMVVDGCGFIGSEDAQPGEALSKTLIEDARASGLRVLQTTVGPVAQYEGAYEAAMRDIAYWENEIVLHPDVFMAVRTGADLERARRENKIGMVYQFQDSAPIGEKLERIDDFQRMGLRTVQLTYNVRNLAGDGCMEAGDAGLSKFGHSLIERLNERRVLVDLAHSGRRTATEAIAASKAPVLISHTGCAALVERPRNKTDAEMRAVAQGGGVVGIYLMPFLRESGQPMAADVVRHIEHALQVCGEDHVGIGTDNTVSPVKLTEKYKRLHAESIRERRTLGISAPGESETVYLFVPDLNTPRRFEIIAALLSQRGHSDARIGKVLGGNFARVMGEVWG, from the coding sequence ATGCTCGACCGAAGGACGTTCCTGATTCAAGGCGCGCTGGCCGGCGCCGGCGCGCTGGCCGGAGGCTGGGCCGCACCGCTGCGCGCGGCCGCGCCGCCGTCGCAATGGCCGCCGTATGCGCAGGCGATGGTGGTCGATGGCTGCGGCTTCATCGGCAGCGAGGACGCGCAACCCGGCGAAGCGCTGTCCAAGACGCTGATCGAAGACGCGCGCGCCAGCGGCCTGCGCGTGCTGCAGACCACGGTCGGCCCGGTCGCGCAGTACGAAGGCGCCTACGAGGCGGCGATGCGCGACATCGCCTATTGGGAAAACGAAATCGTCCTGCATCCGGACGTGTTCATGGCGGTGCGCACCGGCGCCGATCTGGAGCGCGCGCGGCGCGAGAACAAGATCGGCATGGTCTATCAGTTCCAGGACAGCGCGCCGATCGGAGAAAAACTCGAACGCATCGACGACTTCCAGCGCATGGGCCTGCGCACGGTGCAGCTGACCTACAACGTGCGAAATCTGGCCGGCGACGGCTGCATGGAGGCCGGCGACGCCGGCCTGAGCAAGTTCGGCCACAGCCTGATCGAGCGCCTCAACGAACGCCGCGTGCTGGTCGATCTGGCCCACAGCGGCCGCCGCACCGCGACCGAGGCGATCGCCGCCTCGAAAGCGCCGGTGCTGATCAGCCACACCGGCTGCGCGGCGCTGGTCGAGCGTCCGCGCAACAAGACCGACGCGGAAATGCGCGCGGTCGCCCAGGGCGGCGGCGTGGTCGGCATCTACCTGATGCCGTTCCTGCGCGAGAGCGGCCAGCCGATGGCGGCCGACGTGGTGCGGCATATCGAACACGCGCTGCAGGTCTGCGGCGAGGACCATGTCGGCATCGGCACCGACAACACCGTCTCGCCGGTCAAGCTCACCGAAAAATACAAGCGACTGCACGCCGAATCGATCCGCGAGCGCCGCACGCTCGGCATTTCCGCGCCGGGCGAAAGCGAGACCGTGTATCTGTTCGTCCCCGACCTCAATACGCCGCGCCGCTTCGAGATCATCGCCGCGCTGTTGTCGCAGCGCGGACACAGCGATGCGCGCATCGGCAAGGTGCTCGGCGGTAATTTCGCCCGGGTGATGGGCGAGGTGTGGGGTTGA